In Treponema vincentii, a single window of DNA contains:
- a CDS encoding MBL fold metallo-hydrolase RNA specificity domain-containing protein codes for MSINVYSLGAAEEVTGSKHILDVDGYLYLFDCGAFQGKRAEADKKNRDFNVPADKLTAVVLTHGHYDHCGLLPLLGIHGFTGNIYATPASRDIANLVLMDSARIQARDAEYLQKQAIKKHEKFDWKPLFTEEDAVQTINQFVTVSYHRPVWIGPNVQLEFYDAGHILGSAIAFITAKDSTDKTVKIAFTGDLGRKNKSIIRDPDIIPAADYIMIESTYGNRRHEDIHNAMEMLEHAVNDAVKMRGKIIIPAFAVERTQELIYYFHLLTDQKRIPQIPIYVDSPMAVNATTIFQVHPECFDQETQEAFVKHHKNPFGFNALKFITSVDESKALNAMEEPMVIISADGMCEFGRITHHLANNISKPSTKIMLVGYMAENTLGRRLMNREPEVKIFGEWHQVRAEILQINAFSAHADYVEMVEWLDSLDTGSLKKLLMVHGEPDAQSFFQAYLQEHRYESHIMRYGDVIEL; via the coding sequence ATGAGCATCAACGTGTATTCTCTGGGAGCCGCAGAGGAAGTAACCGGTTCAAAGCATATTCTCGATGTCGATGGGTATTTGTATCTTTTTGACTGCGGGGCTTTTCAAGGGAAACGGGCGGAAGCCGATAAAAAGAACCGCGATTTTAATGTTCCCGCCGATAAATTAACCGCCGTTGTTCTTACCCACGGGCACTATGATCACTGCGGGCTGTTGCCGCTGTTGGGTATACACGGGTTTACCGGCAATATCTATGCGACGCCCGCGTCACGGGATATCGCCAACCTCGTGCTGATGGATTCCGCCCGAATACAGGCGCGGGATGCCGAATATCTCCAAAAACAGGCAATCAAAAAACACGAAAAATTCGACTGGAAGCCGCTTTTTACCGAAGAAGATGCCGTACAAACCATCAATCAATTTGTAACGGTTTCGTATCATCGTCCCGTGTGGATCGGCCCGAATGTTCAGCTTGAATTTTATGATGCGGGGCATATTCTCGGTTCCGCAATCGCGTTTATTACGGCAAAAGATTCTACCGATAAGACTGTAAAAATTGCCTTTACCGGAGACCTCGGCAGAAAGAATAAATCGATTATCCGCGACCCTGATATTATCCCTGCTGCCGATTATATTATGATAGAAAGTACGTATGGAAACCGCCGGCATGAGGATATTCACAATGCGATGGAGATGCTGGAACATGCGGTTAACGATGCGGTAAAGATGCGCGGTAAAATTATCATCCCCGCCTTTGCCGTTGAGCGGACGCAGGAACTCATCTATTATTTCCATCTGCTGACGGATCAAAAACGGATTCCGCAAATTCCCATCTATGTCGATTCACCGATGGCGGTGAACGCAACGACCATCTTTCAGGTGCATCCCGAATGCTTTGACCAAGAAACACAGGAAGCCTTTGTTAAACATCACAAAAACCCGTTCGGTTTTAACGCGCTCAAGTTTATTACGAGTGTCGATGAATCGAAGGCGCTGAACGCGATGGAAGAGCCGATGGTTATTATCAGTGCGGACGGTATGTGTGAATTCGGCCGCATTACGCACCATCTTGCAAATAATATTTCAAAGCCTTCGACAAAAATTATGCTGGTCGGCTATATGGCGGAAAATACGCTCGGCAGACGGCTGATGAACCGTGAACCGGAGGTAAAGATATTCGGAGAATGGCATCAAGTCCGCGCTGAAATTCTTCAGATTAATGCGTTCAGCGCCCATGCCGATTATGTCGAAATGGTCGAATGGCTTGACAGTCTCGACACCGGAAGCTTGAAAAAGCTGCTGATGGTTCACGGTGAACCGGACGCACAGAGTTTTTTTCAAGCATATTTACAGGAGCATCGCTATGAATCGCATATTATGCGGTACGGCGATGTGATAGAGTTATAG
- the rlmB gene encoding 23S rRNA (guanosine(2251)-2'-O)-methyltransferase RlmB, with the protein MQIITGFHAIEELLRSVEAQLEKKNSETKSSATKNSDAGKKIGGGKAASGGKASGLRLKILYAKQGPRVKKILAQAEKLSVTIEQRTDAELDKLTASLPEYLQNHRGIILIDERPQDQAPKLSADALLAALASREKAFVVVLDSITDPHNTGAIIRSADQFAVDAVVLPERRSAGDFQTVSKISAGAAAWVPLLYTANLVRTVEELKRNGFWVFGADAQGDLLPHTKFPDKTVLIMGSEGSGISRLLKASCDSFTAIPTSGKLDSLNVSVAAGILMYEVRRQQNG; encoded by the coding sequence ATGCAGATTATTACCGGTTTTCATGCGATAGAAGAATTACTGCGCTCGGTGGAAGCGCAGTTGGAGAAAAAAAATTCGGAAACAAAAAGCTCCGCAACAAAGAATTCCGATGCGGGGAAAAAGATTGGCGGCGGAAAGGCTGCCTCCGGCGGAAAGGCATCCGGATTGCGGCTCAAGATCCTTTATGCCAAGCAGGGGCCGCGCGTAAAAAAGATCCTTGCGCAGGCGGAAAAACTTTCCGTAACGATAGAGCAGCGGACTGACGCCGAGCTTGACAAATTGACGGCATCCCTGCCGGAATATCTGCAAAATCACCGCGGGATTATCCTAATCGATGAACGTCCGCAGGATCAAGCGCCGAAGCTTTCTGCCGATGCGCTGCTCGCTGCGCTGGCTTCCCGCGAAAAAGCCTTTGTGGTCGTCCTTGATTCAATCACCGACCCTCACAATACCGGCGCGATTATCCGCAGCGCTGATCAATTCGCTGTGGATGCCGTTGTGCTGCCCGAACGGAGATCTGCCGGAGACTTTCAGACCGTCAGTAAAATCAGTGCGGGGGCGGCGGCGTGGGTGCCGCTTTTATACACGGCGAATTTGGTGCGGACGGTGGAAGAACTTAAACGCAACGGCTTCTGGGTATTCGGCGCCGACGCCCAAGGCGACCTGCTGCCGCACACCAAGTTCCCCGACAAAACCGTGCTTATTATGGGCAGTGAAGGGTCGGGCATCAGCCGCTTGTTAAAAGCCTCCTGCGATTCTTTTACGGCAATCCCCACCTCCGGCAAACTGGACAGTTTGAATGTCTCGGTCGCCGCCGGTATTTTGATGTACGAGGTACGCCGGCAGCAAAACGGGTAG
- a CDS encoding TrmH family RNA methyltransferase, with amino-acid sequence MSELYQKELAVCGFEAVKALAAEHPEKISRLFFAGSRAKTFGSLCKYLAQRKRLYRLVQSDAELEKLCGSVHHQGVVAMIAEPQIAAVTPEQMKRWETEKAAVLLCDRVGNANNLGAVIRSAAFFGIEHIVISGEDAQAQLTPSAYRIAQGGMEFITLYTTPSAEHFLKMSSGYLVRIGADHRAYRSLKDIPSVVQPEEAVVIVLGNEEHGISAEAKKLCDVLVKINGSGAIESLNVAQAATLFCSALAELRRE; translated from the coding sequence ATGAGTGAATTATATCAAAAAGAATTGGCGGTGTGCGGTTTTGAAGCGGTAAAAGCGCTCGCCGCCGAACATCCTGAAAAAATTTCAAGACTTTTTTTTGCCGGAAGCAGGGCAAAAACATTCGGCAGCCTTTGCAAATATCTTGCACAGCGGAAACGGCTCTACCGGCTCGTGCAGTCGGATGCGGAATTGGAAAAACTCTGCGGCTCCGTTCACCACCAAGGAGTGGTTGCGATGATTGCAGAACCCCAGATTGCTGCCGTAACACCGGAACAGATGAAACGGTGGGAAACCGAAAAAGCCGCAGTGTTGCTGTGCGACCGTGTCGGTAATGCAAATAACCTCGGCGCAGTTATCCGCAGCGCAGCCTTTTTCGGCATAGAGCATATCGTGATAAGCGGAGAGGATGCACAAGCGCAGCTGACACCGAGCGCCTACCGGATTGCACAAGGGGGTATGGAATTTATCACCTTGTATACCACTCCTTCCGCCGAACATTTTTTAAAGATGAGCAGCGGATATTTGGTACGGATAGGGGCGGATCATCGGGCATACCGCAGTCTAAAAGATATTCCGTCAGTGGTACAGCCGGAAGAAGCGGTCGTTATAGTCTTAGGAAATGAAGAACACGGCATTTCTGCCGAAGCGAAAAAACTCTGTGATGTGCTGGTTAAAATCAACGGCAGCGGAGCAATCGAAAGCCTGAACGTAGCGCAAGCTGCTACCCTCTTCTGTTCCGCACTTGCCGAACTCCGGCGGGAATAG
- a CDS encoding putative PEP-binding protein has product MNMSKSIHFFSNKETLKSNIDKTLLGIRGRQLNEFSELGLPIVPGLVMDATITQTLQQANVLSPLRPFLKKMGEAVKKEFGDPENPLLLKLVISPNLVIANYPTLHNFGLAKTTIGGFEKKVGTDFASHEVLFLLRGIFSILFKIAELQEDNAKQHLYKEQLEKIESELKKEKRNESGTTVMDKYQPYLPQEFFSTAEVQLNQTIQLISTLLSLEPDNENDVALLIQPLVYGNYDKESFSGRFFSRNIVTGEKKLQGMFFQEKFDEVDALGKDINDIKPVYLEQLEAIAWRLEDHSKDVREIRFTIEAGKLWLIEQKSVEAKSTIALVHFLLDLYNRKIVDAEYVVKNVKPGQLNEILHPVINMTSVKNLQHSKGGIAGAPGAAVGRVYFSADALIEAQHIARLQSADTRCILCVPASYAGDVKAIEVSTGVLSNEGGYSAHASVVSRQYGKISLVRPDMKIMANKAIINGITIKEGDYITLQVPYYGESTVYFGAAELIEPDPKTSGLLDFIDLTRSFIQDFHVRANADSPRDAALAVSFGAEGIGLCRTEHMFFETKRINPFREMILSETTEERIKVLNKLQKVQMEDFYGIFKTMAGREVTIRLLDAPLHEFLPHNDTELNEFIEHLKKETKKTVTKKALLEKIELCAEVNPMLGHRGCRIAISYPEIYAMQIRAIFEAAYKLQKEGVETHVEIMVPIVMNFRELKQIAYGKKIEGHAYLGIRTIEQEMRAQFKAKPIDFKIGTMIELPVAALSAGEIARYAEFFSFGTNDLTQTTLGLSRDDFNSFMPDYTLYDLIDGNPFAILDPGVRELISIAIERGKLTRPDIKLGLCGEQGARPENIPFCMKAGLNYVSCSSYSVPIALLSIAQAELEKAENEGRKLTRKAVSR; this is encoded by the coding sequence ATGAATATGTCTAAATCGATCCATTTTTTCAGTAATAAAGAAACACTTAAAAGTAATATTGACAAAACGCTCCTCGGTATTCGCGGGCGCCAACTGAATGAATTTTCGGAACTCGGATTACCTATCGTACCGGGTCTTGTCATGGATGCAACTATTACACAAACCTTGCAACAGGCAAATGTGCTATCGCCACTGCGGCCGTTCTTAAAGAAAATGGGCGAAGCGGTTAAAAAAGAATTCGGTGATCCGGAAAATCCTCTTTTATTAAAGCTCGTTATTTCGCCCAACCTTGTTATCGCCAACTATCCGACGCTCCATAACTTCGGGTTGGCAAAAACAACCATCGGCGGCTTTGAAAAGAAAGTCGGAACAGATTTTGCAAGTCACGAAGTTCTGTTCTTATTGCGCGGTATCTTTTCAATTTTATTTAAGATTGCAGAGTTACAGGAAGACAACGCAAAACAGCACCTCTATAAAGAACAGCTGGAAAAAATTGAAAGTGAACTGAAGAAAGAAAAACGAAACGAATCCGGTACTACCGTTATGGATAAGTACCAACCGTATCTGCCGCAAGAATTTTTTAGCACCGCAGAAGTACAGCTCAATCAAACCATCCAGCTCATCAGCACCCTGCTCAGTCTTGAACCTGATAATGAAAATGATGTCGCATTATTGATTCAGCCCTTAGTATACGGTAACTATGACAAGGAATCCTTTTCCGGCAGATTCTTCAGCCGCAATATCGTTACCGGTGAAAAGAAATTACAGGGTATGTTCTTCCAAGAAAAATTTGATGAAGTGGATGCCCTCGGAAAAGATATTAACGACATAAAGCCGGTATACCTTGAGCAATTGGAAGCTATTGCATGGCGGTTGGAAGATCATAGTAAAGATGTCCGCGAAATCCGGTTTACGATTGAAGCAGGAAAACTATGGCTTATCGAGCAAAAATCCGTTGAAGCAAAAAGCACGATTGCATTGGTACACTTCCTCCTCGATTTATACAATCGAAAAATCGTTGATGCTGAATATGTCGTAAAAAATGTCAAGCCCGGACAGTTAAATGAAATACTGCATCCTGTTATCAATATGACGAGCGTCAAAAATCTCCAGCATTCAAAGGGCGGTATCGCAGGCGCGCCGGGTGCGGCAGTCGGCCGTGTATACTTTAGTGCTGACGCACTGATTGAAGCCCAGCATATTGCACGTTTGCAAAGTGCCGACACCCGCTGTATTCTCTGCGTACCGGCAAGTTATGCAGGCGATGTAAAGGCGATTGAAGTTTCTACCGGCGTTTTATCGAATGAAGGCGGCTATTCGGCACATGCCTCCGTTGTTTCACGTCAGTATGGGAAAATCTCGTTGGTACGCCCCGACATGAAAATTATGGCGAATAAAGCTATCATCAACGGTATTACCATTAAGGAAGGGGATTACATCACCTTGCAAGTACCCTACTACGGCGAATCGACCGTATACTTCGGAGCGGCAGAACTGATCGAACCTGATCCCAAAACCTCCGGCTTGCTTGACTTTATCGATCTTACCCGTTCGTTTATCCAAGACTTCCATGTCCGTGCCAATGCCGACAGTCCCCGCGATGCTGCCTTAGCAGTCAGCTTTGGCGCTGAAGGTATCGGGCTGTGCCGTACCGAACACATGTTCTTTGAAACAAAACGTATCAATCCCTTTAGAGAGATGATCCTTTCCGAAACAACGGAAGAGCGTATTAAAGTTTTAAACAAGCTCCAAAAAGTCCAAATGGAAGACTTTTACGGTATCTTTAAGACTATGGCAGGACGTGAAGTTACCATCCGCCTGTTAGATGCGCCGTTACACGAATTCTTACCGCATAATGATACGGAACTGAACGAATTTATCGAACATCTTAAAAAAGAGACCAAAAAGACCGTTACTAAAAAAGCATTGTTGGAAAAAATCGAACTTTGTGCGGAAGTAAACCCCATGCTGGGACACCGAGGCTGCCGTATCGCAATCTCGTATCCTGAAATTTACGCAATGCAAATCCGCGCTATCTTTGAAGCAGCCTACAAACTGCAAAAAGAAGGCGTTGAAACGCACGTTGAAATCATGGTTCCGATTGTCATGAACTTCCGTGAGCTCAAGCAAATTGCATACGGAAAGAAGATCGAAGGACATGCCTACCTCGGTATCCGTACGATTGAACAGGAAATGCGTGCACAGTTCAAAGCAAAACCGATAGACTTCAAAATCGGCACGATGATTGAATTGCCCGTTGCGGCCTTATCTGCAGGAGAAATTGCCCGCTATGCGGAATTCTTCTCGTTCGGAACCAATGACCTTACGCAAACGACGCTCGGACTTTCCCGCGATGACTTTAACAGCTTTATGCCGGATTACACGTTGTATGACTTAATCGACGGCAATCCTTTTGCGATTTTGGATCCGGGTGTGCGGGAACTTATCAGTATCGCAATTGAACGCGGCAAGCTCACCCGCCCCGACATTAAACTCGGACTCTGCGGAGAACAAGGCGCACGCCCCGAAAACATCCCCTTCTGTATGAAGGCAGGTTTGAACTATGTTTCCTGTTCGTCTTATTCGGTGCCGATCGCACTTTTGTCGATTGCACAGGCAGAATTGGAAAAGGCGGAAAACGAAGGGCGTAAGCTCACGCGTAAAGCAGTTTCAAGGTAA